CAATTAAGTGGAATTACTTTGGAGACTGTTACCGGTACGAACGCCCGCAGAAAGGGAGATACAGGCAGTTCTGGCAGTTTGGAATCGAACTGATCGGTGCCGATTCTGCAATGGCTGATGCAGAAGTCATGATGGTTGCTGATGATCTTCTCAGAACAACCGGTGTTACGTTTGTCATGAAAATTGGGCATCTCTCATTCATGCGGACACTTCTGAGAGATCTCCCTGCTGCCGACCAAAAGAAAGTCAGGGCATTTCTTGACAAACGAGACACTGAAGCGGCTTCGGTATTCCTGACAGAAATCGGGAGAAATGATCTTGCTCACCCACTTCAGCAGCTCATAAGTGCCCGGACGCTCGATGAAGTCTTTGCGGTTATCGGCGAGATCCCTGAAGCTGACCGGATACGAGAGACCTTTGGTATCCTCGACAGTCAGGGAATCCAGTATGAGATCAATCCTGCCATCGCCCGTGGTCTTGACTACTATACAGGAATTGTCTTTGAATGCTTTGCCGAAGGACTGGGAGCAGAGAACCAGATCCTCGGGGGCGGTGCATACCGGCTTGCTCACCTCTTTGGCGGGGAGGATACCCCGTCAGTCGGGTTTGCGATGGGATTTGACCGGGTGATGGTAGCTCTTGGCGAAAATATCTGGATGCCATTCCAGCCTCATGTTATTGTAATCTTTACCCCCAATGCCCGGGACAGAGCACTCGAAGTTGCACGTGAATTACGGGGGAGTGGAATTCTCTGTAGCATTGATCTTATGGGAAGGGGGTTTTCTGCACAGATGAAAAATGCAGGAAAGAATGCTGACTATGTCATCATTATCGGTGACGATGAGGTAAAAACAGGTCTGGCAACACTTAAGAATATGAAAGGAGGAGATCAGCAGACCCTTCCGCTTACTGACGTGATATCTTCACTTACCACCCATTGAAAATACTGAGTACTGAATCTCCCACATTTTTCAAGGCACAATGGCACGAAAGAAAGAACCCGTCCCTGTGCAGGCAGAACTGCCGGCTGAAACCCTTGCAGACGAACTAGCCCGTCAGCAGCGTAGCATTAGTGTAGCCGAATTTTTTGAGAAGAACAAACACCTACTCGGTTTTGATTCGCCGGTCCGAGGAATCATCACTACAGTGAAGGAAGCGATTGACAATGCGTTAGATGCCTGCGAAGAGGCTGGAGTGCTCCCAGACATCTACCTTGGTATCTTCAGGATGCAGGAAGATGTCTTCAAGGTCGTTGTTGAGGATAACGGGCCGGGAATAGTTCCAGAAAATATACCATTTGTCTTTGGAAAACTCCTCTATGGCTCCCGGTTCCATCAGATCCGCCAGTCCCGTGGACAGCAGGGTATCGGAATTTCTGCAGCAGTCCTCTATGCCCAGCTGACAACCGGTACGCCAACTCTTGTCATCTCCCGGTGTGGTGCTGACCGGGGAGCATTCAGGATGCTCATTCAGATAAAGACTGAGACAAACGAGCCCGAGATCCTCTCTCGCGAAGAGATAACCTGGGACCGTACCCACGGAACCAGAATCGAGATAGAATTCAGGAGCAGCCTAACTGCACGAAAACGGCTCATCGAATACCTCAGGTACACCTCGGTTGTAAACCCGCACTGTCGGATCAGGGTTGATCTCGACGGTGAAACGATGACCTTTGATCGTGCAAGCGAGGAGCCCATAGTCCCGCCAAAAGCGATCAAGCCACATCCCCACGGGGTCGAACTGGGCGAACTCAAACGAATGGCAGCTGCCACCAATGAAACGCTCAGGACATTTCTGATTGAAGGGTTCACCAGGGTCGGTGAGAAGACAGCAACTGAGATCCTGAATACGGCCGGAATGCCAGATGACCGCAAGGCTTCCTCTCTGAAAATAAAAGAACTTGGTACCCTGCTGGCAGCAATGCAGAGTGCAAATGTACCTCCGCCGCCAGCCCAGCAGTGTCTCTCCCCGATAGGCGAAGATCTCATCAGACAGGGCCTTGAGAAAGAGTTCCAGCTCGATTACATCTCGGCACGGACACGGCCTGCCGCAGTGTACCATGGACACCCGTTTATCGTAGAGGCCGCCCTTGGCTGGGGAGGTAAACTCGAAGCAGAGGGGACTGCAAGGATTATGAGATTTGCAAACCGGGTGCCACTCATGTATCAACAGGGAGCCTGTGCTGTCACTGGCTGTATCAGCGGGGTAAACTGGAAGACATACGGGATCGGCCAGCAGGGACTTCCAACAGGACCATTGATCATCCTCGTGCATGTGGCATCAACCAATGTCCCGTTTACAAGTGAGAGCAAGGATGCTGTTGCATCAATTCCTGAGATCGAGCGGGAGATAACCCTGGCTTTGCAGGATCTCGGGCGTGATCTCAAGACATTTATCCAGCGCCGTGACCGGAGCAGACAGAGTGAAGAACGGGCCCGGGCTATCTGTTCGATCATTCCCGATATTGCGGCAAAGGTCGCAGAGACTCTGGATCTTCCGGTCCCTGATACTTCACCTATTGAAGGGCAGATCATGCGACGGCTGGTAGCCAAGAAGAGGACTACAGATGGAATAGTCTCTATTCTTGTGAGCAACTACACCTCACATGCAGTTGACATCTCTCTTTATGCAATCACCCAGGATGATCCACAGAAAGCAGACAAACCACCGGTTTTTGTTGAAAAAATGGGCGATGATTACTCGGCAGTATGGCAGCTCCGCCTTGCAGCTTCAGAGACCTGGATCACTGAATTCCCCGGGACAGGGAGGGGAAGTATCGACATCAGGGGAATAGACGAGAAAAAGAAAGTGGTGGTGGATCTTGATAGATAAGGAAGCCAGAAAAAAGGAGACCCTGAATAAGCTGCTGGGAATTCCAAGGCAGTGGTACTCCCAGATGACCAGGGGGGATCTTCCATCCATCACGATGCCGACCAGAACCAAAAAGAACATCGAGTACGATGAAGACACCGAGGTCTGGAAGTACGGAGACAGGGAGAGACTTCGTGAGGCAGGCAGCGAGAAGAGCGCCCTGCATATTCTCAAGATGGCATATGTGATCTGGTTTATCAGACACCAGATCGTGGAGAACCGTTCATCCACATTAAGAGAACTGTATTACATCTCTGAGGGCTGGAAGAGGGCTAAGTTTGGAGCCCAGAATGATTCCAACCTCCTTATTGAAGATCTTGAGATCCTGACAGATGTTCAACGTGAGCAGTTCAACCTCAGACCAGAAGAAGACGGGGCTAGTATATTTGGCCCGCTAAAAATAAGAGAAGAGACCAGGCGTGGTCCTAAAGAGATCCACTGTGGTAATGATGTCGGTGAGACCGGGTACCAGATCCCAACAAACGTAGAGAAACTGGAACTTGTGGATCATGACGCAAAAATGGTTATCGCAATTGAAACCGGTGGTATGTATGCCCGTCTGATTGAAAACGGGTTTGATGAGAAGTACGATGCCATCCTCGTCCATCTCAAAGGTCAGCCTGCCCGATCAACACGACGTGTGCTCAATCGACTTGCCAAAGAGTTCGAACTCCCGGTCACGGTCTTCACCGATGGCGACCCATGGTCATACCGCATCTATGCATCAGTTGCGTACGGATCGATAAAAAGTGCTCACATTTCGGAGATTCTTGCAACTCCATCAGCCCGGTTCATCGGTGTTCAGCCGACTGACATCAGGGATTATGATCTCCCTTCAGATAAACTAACTGACCAGGATATTTCAGCTCTCAGAGCAGAGCTCACAGATCCGAGGTTTGCAACTGACTACTGGCGTGAACAGATAGATCTCCAGCTCTCACTAAACCTGAAGTCAGAACAACAGGCATTCGCTGCCCGAGGGCTTGACTTCGTCACTGACGAGTACCTCCCGGCCCGACTTTCCGAGATGGGTGTTCTGAAACGGTGATTGCACGAAAAAGATCGAACAGAAGATTAAGGATCACAAAGAAGAGGTATCATGGATATATTCA
This DNA window, taken from Methanospirillum lacunae, encodes the following:
- a CDS encoding DNA topoisomerase VI subunit B yields the protein MARKKEPVPVQAELPAETLADELARQQRSISVAEFFEKNKHLLGFDSPVRGIITTVKEAIDNALDACEEAGVLPDIYLGIFRMQEDVFKVVVEDNGPGIVPENIPFVFGKLLYGSRFHQIRQSRGQQGIGISAAVLYAQLTTGTPTLVISRCGADRGAFRMLIQIKTETNEPEILSREEITWDRTHGTRIEIEFRSSLTARKRLIEYLRYTSVVNPHCRIRVDLDGETMTFDRASEEPIVPPKAIKPHPHGVELGELKRMAAATNETLRTFLIEGFTRVGEKTATEILNTAGMPDDRKASSLKIKELGTLLAAMQSANVPPPPAQQCLSPIGEDLIRQGLEKEFQLDYISARTRPAAVYHGHPFIVEAALGWGGKLEAEGTARIMRFANRVPLMYQQGACAVTGCISGVNWKTYGIGQQGLPTGPLIILVHVASTNVPFTSESKDAVASIPEIEREITLALQDLGRDLKTFIQRRDRSRQSEERARAICSIIPDIAAKVAETLDLPVPDTSPIEGQIMRRLVAKKRTTDGIVSILVSNYTSHAVDISLYAITQDDPQKADKPPVFVEKMGDDYSAVWQLRLAASETWITEFPGTGRGSIDIRGIDEKKKVVVDLDR
- a CDS encoding DNA topoisomerase IV subunit A; protein product: MDKEARKKETLNKLLGIPRQWYSQMTRGDLPSITMPTRTKKNIEYDEDTEVWKYGDRERLREAGSEKSALHILKMAYVIWFIRHQIVENRSSTLRELYYISEGWKRAKFGAQNDSNLLIEDLEILTDVQREQFNLRPEEDGASIFGPLKIREETRRGPKEIHCGNDVGETGYQIPTNVEKLELVDHDAKMVIAIETGGMYARLIENGFDEKYDAILVHLKGQPARSTRRVLNRLAKEFELPVTVFTDGDPWSYRIYASVAYGSIKSAHISEILATPSARFIGVQPTDIRDYDLPSDKLTDQDISALRAELTDPRFATDYWREQIDLQLSLNLKSEQQAFAARGLDFVTDEYLPARLSEMGVLKR
- the hisS gene encoding histidine--tRNA ligase codes for the protein MLSRPRGTRDMLPEEMEQRREIEARLRAKARTWGYREISTPTFEELELFTIRSGEGIIDEMYVFEDKGGRSLALRPELTAPVLRTFVNEGRSLTKPIKWNYFGDCYRYERPQKGRYRQFWQFGIELIGADSAMADAEVMMVADDLLRTTGVTFVMKIGHLSFMRTLLRDLPAADQKKVRAFLDKRDTEAASVFLTEIGRNDLAHPLQQLISARTLDEVFAVIGEIPEADRIRETFGILDSQGIQYEINPAIARGLDYYTGIVFECFAEGLGAENQILGGGAYRLAHLFGGEDTPSVGFAMGFDRVMVALGENIWMPFQPHVIVIFTPNARDRALEVARELRGSGILCSIDLMGRGFSAQMKNAGKNADYVIIIGDDEVKTGLATLKNMKGGDQQTLPLTDVISSLTTH